A window of Hordeum vulgare subsp. vulgare chromosome 5H, MorexV3_pseudomolecules_assembly, whole genome shotgun sequence genomic DNA:
aaccaacttaatTATGATtatcctctctcacaagcatccacaactatgaacaaAGAATtatgataaatctaaccatagaattaaatgtgtggatccaaatcagcccctcatgaagcaacgcataaaccgaggttcaagcttttgtcactctcacaacccattaTCTACTTGTTACTTCACAATGACTTTCTTAGGCCCATAATAtgctgaagtgtcatgtagtcgacgttcacatgacaccacgaaGAGAAGTAACAatctacatatcatcaaaatatcgaacgaataccaactttatacgattacttataacaagacttcttccatgtcctcggaacaatagttactactcacaccgcatcaacatgttcaagattagaGTTTATAAGGAAAGCAAAGAAACCAATAATTAGATACCTGCACACACTCATTAGGTTTTCTCAGCAGCAACTGGGAACTTGGTGTAAGAGCAGAGAccaacattttattactcatgcctAGATCATCAAACAACTCCAGAATTAAGTTCATTCTTCCTGTCGAACAACCTAGAGTCATCATCCAAATGTTGATCATCAACATTTTTGACAAGCACTTCCTTTtcatcaaaagaaaaagaaaactatttttcgcCAACCTGGTTGAGCCCAAACGTCAACCGCTCCACCTCTGCCATACCCACACCCACACCCACACCCAAACCCGCGACCACCATGGCAGAACCGCCACATCTCGCCGCCGGAGCTCCCGGGCGAGCTCGTCTGAGAGATGCTCTTAGACCTCTCGGTCGACGAACCAACCCGCCTCCTCCGCGCCTCCCTTGTCTACAAGATCTAGGGCGACGCCGCGTGCCACCCTGCCTTCTGTCGCCGCCTACACGGGTTCCACCGGACACCCCCCGTGCTCGTCGTCCTCCACAACGGGTACGACGAGGAGATTCCCCGCTTCatccccaccaccgcctcctccttcttcctcgccACCCCGGACAGCCGCTTATGGCGGGCGCCGGACTGTCATTACAGTCGTGCTCTCTTCTTCTCCAAGGGCCAGGAAGACGCCGAGGAACTCCTCCTATGGAAGCAAATCACGGGCACCTAGCAGTACACCCCGATGCCCGCGGCCGCAGCCTTCAAGAGCAACCGTGTAAGACTTTTATTTTGCTCTTGATTACATATTTACTTGAAAATTTTGAATTGATATACATTATTGTTGCAAAAGCATATGTACAATTTTATCAGAATTTCTACAACATCATCCTTGTTGCAAAAAAATACTTCCGCAATATCATTTATGTTGCAAAAGGATGAAAGATGAAAAAAAACATATAACACGGCCTTTATTGCAAATATTTTTCTGTAACATGCCTTTCGTTGCAAAAAAGAAAACGCTTAAGAAAATAGTGTGTCATGCTAAAAAATCGACATTGGGTGGTTTTGCAATAAAGCACCGTTGCAGAGTGAACATCACAACAATCAAGTTGTTGTTGCAATTCATGACGCACACATTTGGAGAGATCTGATGGCTCTTTTTCGTCAATCTGATGGCCCTAGAGGCAGCCGATGTTTTCGTTTTATCCGTGAATGGACGTGTAACGTCACCCATTAATTTAATTGATCAAGTTTTATAAGCATGCATACACATTAATTACTAGAGTTGACATAAATGTAGTAATTAATTATCTAACATCAGTTTCACAATATGTGGCCCTAAAGCGAACTTTATATAATTTCTTACTTTTTTAGTGTGTTATATAACTTCATGCCATGGAAACTTTCTATGCTTGATTTGTTGACTTTTATATATCAACTCACAGTGATCTAAacgtttttatattttttatgcgGAGGGTGAATTCAAATTTCGTTGATTTTCTTAaaaatttaaaaagaaaaatactgTAACTGGTGATCCTGCTCCGATTCAAAATGGACCTCCCGTCCCCATCCCGGTCCGGCCCGTGAACGAACCCCGTAGGAATTAATAAATTGGTAATGATCCCTTCCCCACAGATCACAAACTCAAACCCAGCGACAACCAGGCGCCATGGCATCAGCACTGCCGCCGACGCGACGCCGCCGCACCTCGCCGCCGGCGGTCCCGGACGAGCTCGTCGAAGatatcctcctccgtctcccgccCAACGACCCCGCCTGCCTCCTCCGCGCCTCCCTCGTCTGCAAGGCCTGGGGCGGCATTGTCTCCGACCCCGtcttccgccgccgcctccacgagctcTACCCCGCACCCCCCGTGCTCGGCTTCCTCCACGGATCGGCAGACGAGGACATCCCCCACTTCGTGCACACCACCGCGTCGCCCTTCTCCCTCGCCGCCCCGGACTGGCGCTCCTGGCGGGCCGTCGACTGCCGCCACGGCCGCGCCCTCTTCCTCTCCAAGCGCATCAACACTCGTACCTGGGAGCTGCTCCTGTGGGAGCCACTCACGGGCGCCCAGCAGCGCATTCCGGTGCCCGCGGCGTTCAACGGCAGCTGGCCAGCCGCGGCGGTGCTCTGCGCAGTGGACGGGTGCGACCACCGCGACTGCCTTGGGGGCCCTTTCCGCGTGGTCTTCGCCTTCGCCGTCGACAACGAAGACGTTGACGACTACGAAGAGTACGTCAATTCGGCCGGCGTGTACTCGTCGGAGACCGGCACGTGGGGCGAGCTGACCTCGACGCTCAGCCGGTTCATCATGTTCTTTGAAGAATACTCCAGCCTGCTCGTCGGGAGATCTCTGCTCTACTTCATGTCCGACGCCGGGATGATCATGGAGTACGATGTAGCGAGGCACGGCCTGGCTATCCTCGACCCACCGGACTGCCAGCCCGGCTACAAGCCTGACGCTGGGTTGGGCTGGGACTGCAGATTTAAACTCATGATTGCCGAGGATGGTGGGCTGGGTGTCTGTGAAGAGTCGGGTTTGCGCCTCAAACTGTGGGCAAGGGAGGCGACTGACGGCACTGATGCACGATGGGTGGTGAGATGCACCATCTGCATGGAAAATTTGCTTCCAGCCAGAGCCAGTGCTGCCCCGGTATGGGATGCGGATAATAGAGTGATCGTGATGGGCTTTGCCGAGGGACCAAATGTCATTTTCGTTGATACGGTTATCGGCATCCTCACAATCGATCCACAATCAGGGTTGGTGACGAAGGTGCAGGATGATCGTGGCTTCTGTAACCTGATTCCTGTTGTCAGCTTCTACACTCCTGCCCCCCGACGCGAGGACCAGAATCTGCTGGCGTCGACACCTTGTGAGGAGGCAGGTGGTGAGTGGGAGAAGATGATAATAGATGATGCATTTCGGTTGATCGACGAGAGTTCAGAACAGTTTTGGATGTTGTAGGATGAGGTGGTTATTAGACAATCTTGTAACGTTATGCATAGCACAAGTATAGGATCTAGGATCTAGGATAGACCACGTCGGCCACTACAACCACTTGTATAGGACGTGCAGTTCTCTCCTATAAACAACCTTGTACATGTAATCTGAGATCTATCAATGAAGTTTACATTCCAACTTGGCATCAGTTTTCCCAGGACCCCATGGCCGAGcacgacgcctccgcctcctcctcttccgctgcCCCGAGCTCCGGCTCCACGCCGGCCTCTGCGTCCTCCATGGCGTCCGCCGCCCACACACGGCCTCGGCCTCCCCAAGGGCGCCCTCGTCACCCTTCATCTTCCAGGGTTCTTCCCCCGCTCCCGGATCTCAGTTCGTCCCTCTATTCACCACCCCTGCGCCGCCGTCGACGCCGACTCCACCTACATTACCACCTCCATTGTCCGTACATTGTCCGCAccatcctccttcaagccacttTACCACCTCCATTTTGGGTGGAAGCTTTACACACCGCCACATACCTCCTTAATCGACGTCCATCTCGCGCCATAACACCATACACACCTTACTATCTCCTCCATGGCGTACAACCAGGCTACTCCCACCTTCGGGTCTTCGGGTGCTTATGTTTCCCCAACCTATATGCCACACTGGACCACAAACTATCCCCCGATCCTCCCCTTGCATATTCATTGGATATCCACTGGAGCACAAAGGATACaggtgctacaacctctccacacGCCGTGTTATCGTTTCACGCCATGTCGTTTTCGACGAAACGGTCTTTCCGTACCGCCCACACACACCAGACCACACCACTCCCACGTCCACACCGGATCGCCATGCAGATCCCATGCACCGGCCGATTTCCTTGGATCCAGCCCAACAAGCCTCGTACGGGCCCCACGCCCACCACCTCCTGATTCGCCTCGTGTCCCACCTACCCCCATATCCGCAGCTGCCGTGTGCTCCTCCTCAACTCGCCAGGCCGATTCTCCTGCCCCCTCCGCCTCGGTCTCGTCGCCCGGCCCCAGCGGCACGTCACCTGCCTCTCTGTCGCCTGATTCTCCTGCCACGACtggctcgcctgcctcctcctcgCATTCCTCACCAGATCCACCTGTCAACAGACCCGGTGGCCCCACCGTATCCTCCCCGCATTCTACGCATCCACTCCGCCTGCACCACCTATCCCTCTCCATGCAATACCGGTTCGGCCACCCCAAAACGTACACAGCATGTCCACTCATGCCAAAACCGGTTTTCTCATGCCCAAACATTTGTTTGTTGCTGCTGCCACATCCCAACCTATTTCATCCATACCACCCACCTACAAATCAGCCCTCAAAGACCCCCATTGGCACCAAGCTATGTTAGAAGAATATCATGCTTTAATGGATAACTTTACTTGGTCTTTGGTGCCTAAGCCTGCACGTGTTAACACTGTCACGGGCAAGTGGATCTTTCGTCACAAGTTCCACCCTGATGGCTCATTGGCTCGCTACAAAGCTAGATGGGTTGTTCGCGGATTCACTCAAAAAGAAGgcgtcgactatggtgaaacgttCAGTCCGGTAGTGAAATTGGCTACAATCCGCGTGGTGCTCAACATTGCCACTTCTTAGTCATGGCCAATTCACCAGCTCGACGTCAAGAATGCATTCCTGCATGGTGACCTCAATGAGACGGTGTATTGCTCCCAACCGGCGGGCTCTGTGGATTCCTCTCGGCCAGATCATGGTTGTCTTCTTCGCAAGTCCTTATACGGCCTCAAACAGGCTCCCCGCACATGGTTCCTTCGGTTCCAAGCCTTTCTCTTATTTTTGGGTTTCAAAGCTTCAAAGAGTGACTCCTCCCTTTTCATCATGCAATGCGGCAACTTTCTTGCTTATTTGCTAGTCTACGTAGATGACATTATTCTCACGGCTAGCTCACCCGCCATCCTCGCCTCCGTCATGACATCGCTCAAATCAGAATTTTCCATGTCAGATCTTGGCCCTCTCCACCATTTCTTGGGCATCAACGTCACCACCAACACTTCGGATCTCTTCCTATGCCAAAACAATACACACTAGAGATCCAGAGCGCGCCAAGATGCTAAACTGTAAGCCAGTCTCAACACCCATCGACACTAGCTCCAAGGCCTCCTCCCAGGACAGCCAACTACTCTCTAATCCCACCAAATACTGCAGCCTCGCCGGAGCTCTCCAGTACCTAACTCTCACACGACCTGATATAGCCTATGTCGTTCAACAAGGCTGCTTATATGTGCATGCTCCACGTGATAGTCACATGCAACTTGTCAAACGCATTCTACGGTACCTACAGGGCACTTCACACTATGGTCTCCAACTATATAAGTCCCCCTCCATGGATCTTATTGCTTACACCAATGCAGATTGGGCTGGTTGCCCGCCGTAAGTCCACCTCTGGCTTTTGTGTGTTCCTTGGCTCGAACCTTGTCTCCTGGTCCTCAAAGAGACAGCCCACCATCTCTCGGTCCAGTACCGAAGCAGAGTACCGTGGCGTGGCCAACTGTGTGGCTGAATCCTGTTGGTTGCGTCAACTTCTCCATGAGCTGCATCTCCCTCCCACACGGGCCACTATCGTGTATTGTGACAACATGAGTGCCTCCTA
This region includes:
- the LOC123397354 gene encoding uncharacterized protein LOC123397354, coding for MASALPPTRRRRTSPPAVPDELVEDILLRLPPNDPACLLRASLVCKAWGGIVSDPVFRRRLHELYPAPPVLGFLHGSADEDIPHFVHTTASPFSLAAPDWRSWRAVDCRHGRALFLSKRINTRTWELLLWEPLTGAQQRIPVPAAFNGSWPAAAVLCAVDGCDHRDCLGGPFRVVFAFAVDNEDVDDYEEYVNSAGVYSSETGTWGELTSTLSRFIMFFEEYSSLLVGRSLLYFMSDAGMIMEYDVARHGLAILDPPDCQPGYKPDAGLGWDCRFKLMIAEDGGLGVCEESGLRLKLWAREATDGTDARWVVRCTICMENLLPARASAAPVWDADNRVIVMGFAEGPNVIFVDTVIGILTIDPQSGLVTKVQDDRGFCNLIPVVSFYTPAPRREDQNLLASTPCEEAGGEWEKMIIDDAFRLIDESSEQFWML